In one window of Macadamia integrifolia cultivar HAES 741 chromosome 2, SCU_Mint_v3, whole genome shotgun sequence DNA:
- the LOC122071872 gene encoding metacaspase-3-like isoform X2, protein MRPSKMEGRRVSCRGCGMQLTVPPETQAIRCYRCGSTICLRPVPEPVTYAGEWIKEFLTNVSNTAINYVATSSLNNNPSLPGGVMSYNGYNYPPLPPSPPLSAPAISYSSSVARRGRKKALLCGVSYKGKRFELKGSINDVNCMRYFLVQRMGFPNESVLVLTEDEPNPDQIPTKRNIQKALQWLIHDCKPGDSLVFHYSGHGSQQPNLNGDEIDGYDETLCPLDYQTAGMIIDDEINAAIVKPLPRGATLHAIIDACHSGTVLDLPFVCKINRDGSHWWQDQSCPSGVYKGASGGLVLCFSACDDSQTSADTNAFSSGNLMQGAMTYSFIRAVDHIPGLTYGHLLNAMRSAIREGNSAGRFNGPIASLLKKLFRTQLSQEPQLSSSEQFDIFQKRFVL, encoded by the exons ATGCGACCTAGTAAAATGGAAGGTAGAAGGGTGAGTTGCAGAGGTTGTGGTATGCAGTTAACTGTTCCACCGGAGACCCAAGCTATCCGGTGTTACCGGTGTGGATCAACCATCTGTCTTCGACCGGTGCCTGAGCCGGTCACCTACGCTGGAGAGTGGATCAAGGAGTTCTTAACCAACGTATCTAACACGGCCATAAACTATGTTGCAACCTCCTCGTTGAATAACAACCCATCACTACCAGGTGGTGTGATGAGTTACAATGGTTATAATtaccctcctcttcctccttctcctcctctgtcAGCACCAGCAATTTCATATTCTTCTTCGGTGGCAAGAAGAGGACGGAAGAAGGCACTTCTCTGTGGAGTGAGTTACAAAGGGaagagatttgagctcaaaggAAGCATTAATGACGTTAATTGCATGAGATACTTCTTGGTTCAAAGGATGGGATTTCCAAATGAGTCCGTCCTTGTTCTCACAG AAGATGAGCCAAATCCAGACCAAATTCCAACAAAAAGAAATATCCAAAAGGCATTGCAATGGCTCATCCATGATTGCAAGCCAGGGGATTCATTGGTATTTCACTATTCAGGCCATGGTTCACAACAACCAAACCTCAATGGAGATGAAATTGATGGGTATGATGAGACTCTTTGCCCTCTTGATTACCAAACTGCAGGGATGATCATTGATGATGAGATCAATGCTGCCATTGTCAAGCCTCTCCCTAGAGGGGCAACCCTTCATGCCATTATTGATGCTTGCCATAGCGGAACAGTTCTTGATCTACCGTTCGTCTGCAAGATCAATCG aGATGGATCTCACTGGTGGCAAGATCAGAGCTGCCCTTCAGGTGTTTATAAAGGGGCAAGTGGTGGACTAGTTCTTTGTTTCAGTGCCTGTGATGATAGTCAGACCTCGGCAGATACCAAT GCTTTTTCATCAGGAAATCTTATGCAAGGTGCCATGACATATAGTTTCATTCGTGCTGTGGATCACATACCTGGATTGACATATGGTCACTTGCTCAATGCCATGAGATCTGCCATTCGAGAAGGTAACTCAGCAGGAAGATTCAATGGTCCAATAGCATCTCTCTTAAAAAAACTATTTCGCACTCAGCTATCTCAG GAACCTCAGTTGTCATCTTCAGAACAGTTTGACATATTCCAGAAGCgatttgttttgtaa
- the LOC122071872 gene encoding metacaspase-3-like isoform X1: MRPSKMEGRRVSCRGCGMQLTVPPETQAIRCYRCGSTICLRPVPEPVTYAGEWIKEFLTNVSNTAINYVATSSLNNNPSLPGGVMSYNGYNYPPLPPSPPLSAPAISYSSSVARRGRKKALLCGVSYKGKRFELKGSINDVNCMRYFLVQRMGFPNESVLVLTEDEPNPDQIPTKRNIQKALQWLIHDCKPGDSLVFHYSGHGSQQPNLNGDEIDGYDETLCPLDYQTAGMIIDDEINAAIVKPLPRGATLHAIIDACHSGTVLDLPFVCKINRDGSHWWQDQSCPSGVYKGASGGLVLCFSACDDSQTSADTNAFSSGNLMQGAMTYSFIRAVDHIPGLTYGHLLNAMRSAIREGNSAGRFNGPIASLLKKLFRTQLSQVFALHICVVSSHFLIILTLKLTTVSYYHHYYYFE, encoded by the exons ATGCGACCTAGTAAAATGGAAGGTAGAAGGGTGAGTTGCAGAGGTTGTGGTATGCAGTTAACTGTTCCACCGGAGACCCAAGCTATCCGGTGTTACCGGTGTGGATCAACCATCTGTCTTCGACCGGTGCCTGAGCCGGTCACCTACGCTGGAGAGTGGATCAAGGAGTTCTTAACCAACGTATCTAACACGGCCATAAACTATGTTGCAACCTCCTCGTTGAATAACAACCCATCACTACCAGGTGGTGTGATGAGTTACAATGGTTATAATtaccctcctcttcctccttctcctcctctgtcAGCACCAGCAATTTCATATTCTTCTTCGGTGGCAAGAAGAGGACGGAAGAAGGCACTTCTCTGTGGAGTGAGTTACAAAGGGaagagatttgagctcaaaggAAGCATTAATGACGTTAATTGCATGAGATACTTCTTGGTTCAAAGGATGGGATTTCCAAATGAGTCCGTCCTTGTTCTCACAG AAGATGAGCCAAATCCAGACCAAATTCCAACAAAAAGAAATATCCAAAAGGCATTGCAATGGCTCATCCATGATTGCAAGCCAGGGGATTCATTGGTATTTCACTATTCAGGCCATGGTTCACAACAACCAAACCTCAATGGAGATGAAATTGATGGGTATGATGAGACTCTTTGCCCTCTTGATTACCAAACTGCAGGGATGATCATTGATGATGAGATCAATGCTGCCATTGTCAAGCCTCTCCCTAGAGGGGCAACCCTTCATGCCATTATTGATGCTTGCCATAGCGGAACAGTTCTTGATCTACCGTTCGTCTGCAAGATCAATCG aGATGGATCTCACTGGTGGCAAGATCAGAGCTGCCCTTCAGGTGTTTATAAAGGGGCAAGTGGTGGACTAGTTCTTTGTTTCAGTGCCTGTGATGATAGTCAGACCTCGGCAGATACCAAT GCTTTTTCATCAGGAAATCTTATGCAAGGTGCCATGACATATAGTTTCATTCGTGCTGTGGATCACATACCTGGATTGACATATGGTCACTTGCTCAATGCCATGAGATCTGCCATTCGAGAAGGTAACTCAGCAGGAAGATTCAATGGTCCAATAGCATCTCTCTTAAAAAAACTATTTCGCACTCAGCTATCTCAGGTATTTGCTCTTCACATATGTGTGGTTTCCAGTCATTTCTTGATAATATTGACTTTGAAGCTGACTACTGTAAGTTattatcatcattattattattttgagtaa
- the LOC122071872 gene encoding metacaspase-1-like isoform X3, translated as MRPSKMEGRRVSCRGCGMQLTVPPETQAIRCYRCGSTICLRPVPEPVTYAGEWIKEFLTNVSNTAINYVATSSLNNNPSLPGGVMSYNGYNYPPLPPSPPLSAPAISYSSSVARRGRKKALLCGVSYKGKRFELKGSINDVNCMRYFLVQRMGFPNESVLVLTEDEPNPDQIPTKRNIQKALQWLIHDCKPGDSLVFHYSGHGSQQPNLNGDEIDGYDETLCPLDYQTAGMIIDDEINAAIVKPLPRGATLHAIIDACHSGTVLDLPFVCKINRDGSHWWQDQSCPSGVYKGASGGLVLCFSACDDSQTSADTNEILCKVP; from the exons ATGCGACCTAGTAAAATGGAAGGTAGAAGGGTGAGTTGCAGAGGTTGTGGTATGCAGTTAACTGTTCCACCGGAGACCCAAGCTATCCGGTGTTACCGGTGTGGATCAACCATCTGTCTTCGACCGGTGCCTGAGCCGGTCACCTACGCTGGAGAGTGGATCAAGGAGTTCTTAACCAACGTATCTAACACGGCCATAAACTATGTTGCAACCTCCTCGTTGAATAACAACCCATCACTACCAGGTGGTGTGATGAGTTACAATGGTTATAATtaccctcctcttcctccttctcctcctctgtcAGCACCAGCAATTTCATATTCTTCTTCGGTGGCAAGAAGAGGACGGAAGAAGGCACTTCTCTGTGGAGTGAGTTACAAAGGGaagagatttgagctcaaaggAAGCATTAATGACGTTAATTGCATGAGATACTTCTTGGTTCAAAGGATGGGATTTCCAAATGAGTCCGTCCTTGTTCTCACAG AAGATGAGCCAAATCCAGACCAAATTCCAACAAAAAGAAATATCCAAAAGGCATTGCAATGGCTCATCCATGATTGCAAGCCAGGGGATTCATTGGTATTTCACTATTCAGGCCATGGTTCACAACAACCAAACCTCAATGGAGATGAAATTGATGGGTATGATGAGACTCTTTGCCCTCTTGATTACCAAACTGCAGGGATGATCATTGATGATGAGATCAATGCTGCCATTGTCAAGCCTCTCCCTAGAGGGGCAACCCTTCATGCCATTATTGATGCTTGCCATAGCGGAACAGTTCTTGATCTACCGTTCGTCTGCAAGATCAATCG aGATGGATCTCACTGGTGGCAAGATCAGAGCTGCCCTTCAGGTGTTTATAAAGGGGCAAGTGGTGGACTAGTTCTTTGTTTCAGTGCCTGTGATGATAGTCAGACCTCGGCAGATACCAAT GAAATCTTATGCAAGGTGCCATGA